One window of Burkholderia thailandensis E264 genomic DNA carries:
- the rplK gene encoding 50S ribosomal protein L11, whose amino-acid sequence MAKKIVGFIKLQIPAGKANPSPPVGPALGQRGLNIMEFCKAFNAQTQGMEPGLPVPVVITAYADKSFTFVMKTPPATVLIKKAAKVDKGSSKPHTDKVGKITRAQAEEIAKTKMPDLTAADLDAAVRTIAGSARSMGITVEGV is encoded by the coding sequence ATGGCAAAGAAGATTGTCGGCTTTATCAAGCTGCAGATTCCTGCAGGTAAAGCCAACCCGTCGCCGCCCGTCGGTCCGGCACTGGGCCAGCGCGGCCTGAACATCATGGAGTTCTGCAAGGCGTTCAACGCGCAGACTCAAGGCATGGAGCCGGGCCTGCCGGTGCCGGTCGTCATCACGGCTTACGCGGACAAGAGCTTCACGTTCGTGATGAAGACGCCGCCCGCGACGGTTCTGATCAAGAAGGCAGCGAAGGTCGACAAGGGCTCGAGCAAGCCCCATACCGACAAGGTCGGCAAGATCACCCGCGCACAAGCGGAAGAAATCGCGAAGACCAAGATGCCGGATCTCACGGCAGCTGATCTCGACGCGGCCGTTCGCACCATCGCTGGTAGCGCACGCTCGATGGGCATCACTGTGGAGGGCGTGTAA
- the rpoC gene encoding DNA-directed RNA polymerase subunit beta', with product MKALLDLFKQVQQEEIFDAIKIGLASPDKIRSWSFGEVKKPETINYRTFKPERDGLFCAKIFGPIKDYECLCGKYKRLKHRGVICEKCGVEVTLAKVRRERMGHIELASPVAHIWFLKSLPSRLGMVLDMTLRDIERVLYFEAYVVIDPGMTPLKARQIMTEEDYYNKVEEYGDEFRAEMGAEGVRELLRSINIDEQVETLRTELKNTGSEAKIKKYAKRLKVLEAFQRSGIKPDWMILEVLPVLPPELRPLVPLDGGRFATSDLNDLYRRVINRNNRLKRLLELKAPEIIVRNEKRMLQEAVDSLLDNGRRGKAMTGANKRPLKSLADMIKGKGGRFRQNLLGKRVDYSGRSVIVVGPTLKLHQCGLPKLMALELFKPFIFNKLEVMGVATTIKAAKKEVENQTPVVWDILEEVIREHPVMLNRAPTLHRLGIQAFEPVLIEGKAIQLHPLVCAAFNADFDGDQMAVHVPLSLEAQMEARTLMLASNNVLFPANGDPSIVPSQDIVLGLYYATREAINGKGEGLSFTGVSEVIRAYENKEVELASRVNVRITEMVRNEDTSEGAPQFVPKISLYATTVGRAILSEILPPGLPFSVLNKPLKKKEISRLINTAFRKCGLRATVVFADQLMQSGFRLATRAGISICVDDMLVPTQKEQIVGDAAKKVKEYDRQYMSGLVTAQERYNNVVDIWSATSEAVGKAMMEQLSTEPVVDRDGNETRQESFNSIYMMADSGARGSAVQIRQLAGMRGLMAKPDGSIIETPITANFREGLNVLQYFISTHGARKGLADTALKTANSGYLTRRLVDVTQDLVVVEDDCGTSNGVAMKALVEGGEVVEALRDRILGRVAASDVVNPETQETLYEAGTLLDETAVEDIERLGIDEVRVRTALTCETRYGLCASCYGRDLGRGSLVNVGEAVGVIAAQSIGEPGTQLTMRTFHIGGAASRAAVASSVEAKSNGTVRFTATMRYVTNAKGEQIVISRSGEAMITDDIGRERERHKVPYGATLLQLDGAQIKAGTQLATWDPLTRPIITEYGGTVKFENVEEGVTVAKQIDDVTGLSTLVVIDVKRRGSQASKSVRPQVKLLDANGEEVKIPGTEHAVQIGFQVGALITVKDGQQVQVGEVLARIPTEAQKTRDITGGLPRVAELFEARSPKDAGILAEVTGTTSFGKDTKGKQRLVITDLEGNQHEFLIAKEKQVLVHDAQVVNKGEMIVDGPADPHDILRLQGIEALSRYIVDEVQDVYRLQGVKINDKHIEVIVRQMLRRVQIVDNGDTRFIPGEQVERSDMLDENDRMIAEGKRPATYENILLGITKASLSTDSFISAASFQETTRVLTEAAIMGKRDDLRGLKENVIVGRLIPAGTGLAFHKARKAKEQSDRERFDQIAAEEAFEFGTPSTPAEEPQHPAE from the coding sequence ATGAAAGCTTTGCTCGATCTATTCAAGCAAGTCCAACAAGAAGAAATTTTTGACGCGATCAAGATCGGTCTGGCCTCGCCGGACAAGATCCGCTCGTGGTCGTTCGGCGAAGTGAAGAAGCCGGAGACGATCAACTACCGCACGTTCAAGCCCGAGCGCGACGGTCTGTTCTGCGCGAAGATCTTCGGCCCGATCAAGGACTACGAGTGCTTGTGCGGCAAGTACAAGCGCCTGAAGCACCGCGGCGTGATCTGCGAGAAGTGCGGCGTCGAAGTGACGCTCGCGAAGGTGCGTCGTGAGCGGATGGGCCACATCGAGCTCGCGTCGCCGGTCGCGCACATCTGGTTCCTGAAGTCGCTGCCGTCGCGTCTGGGCATGGTGCTCGACATGACGCTGCGCGACATCGAGCGCGTGCTGTACTTCGAAGCGTACGTGGTGATCGATCCGGGCATGACGCCGCTGAAGGCGCGTCAGATCATGACCGAAGAGGATTACTACAACAAGGTCGAGGAATACGGCGACGAATTCCGCGCCGAGATGGGCGCGGAAGGCGTGCGCGAGCTGCTGCGCTCGATCAACATCGACGAGCAGGTCGAGACGCTGCGCACCGAGCTCAAGAACACCGGCTCGGAAGCGAAGATCAAGAAGTACGCGAAGCGCCTGAAGGTGCTCGAGGCGTTCCAGCGCTCGGGCATCAAGCCCGACTGGATGATCCTCGAAGTGCTGCCGGTGCTGCCGCCGGAACTGCGTCCGCTCGTGCCGCTCGACGGCGGCCGTTTCGCGACGTCGGATCTGAACGACCTGTACCGCCGCGTGATCAACCGTAACAACCGGTTGAAGCGTCTGCTCGAGCTGAAGGCGCCGGAGATCATCGTGCGCAACGAAAAGCGGATGCTGCAGGAAGCCGTCGACTCGCTGCTCGACAACGGCCGCCGCGGCAAGGCGATGACGGGGGCGAACAAGCGTCCGCTGAAGTCGCTCGCCGACATGATCAAGGGTAAGGGCGGCCGCTTCCGTCAGAACCTGCTCGGCAAGCGCGTCGACTACTCGGGCCGTTCGGTCATCGTGGTCGGCCCGACGCTGAAGCTGCACCAGTGTGGCCTGCCGAAGCTGATGGCGCTCGAGCTGTTCAAGCCGTTCATCTTCAACAAGCTGGAAGTGATGGGCGTCGCGACGACCATCAAGGCGGCGAAGAAGGAAGTCGAGAACCAGACGCCGGTGGTGTGGGACATCCTCGAAGAGGTGATCCGCGAGCACCCGGTGATGCTCAACCGTGCGCCGACGCTGCACCGTCTCGGCATCCAGGCGTTCGAGCCCGTGCTGATCGAAGGCAAGGCGATCCAGCTGCACCCGCTCGTCTGCGCGGCGTTCAACGCCGACTTCGACGGTGACCAGATGGCCGTTCACGTGCCGCTGTCGCTCGAAGCGCAGATGGAAGCGCGCACGCTGATGCTCGCGTCGAACAACGTGCTGTTCCCGGCGAACGGCGATCCGTCGATCGTGCCGTCGCAGGATATCGTGCTGGGTCTGTACTACGCGACCCGCGAGGCGATCAACGGCAAGGGCGAAGGTCTTTCGTTCACCGGCGTGTCGGAAGTGATCCGCGCGTACGAGAACAAGGAAGTCGAGCTCGCGTCGCGCGTGAACGTGCGGATCACCGAAATGGTCCGCAACGAGGATACGTCCGAAGGCGCGCCGCAGTTCGTGCCGAAGATCTCGCTGTACGCGACGACCGTCGGCCGCGCGATCCTGTCGGAAATCCTGCCGCCGGGCCTGCCGTTCTCGGTGCTGAACAAGCCGCTGAAGAAGAAGGAAATCTCGCGCCTGATCAACACCGCGTTCCGCAAGTGCGGCCTGCGCGCGACCGTCGTGTTCGCCGACCAGCTGATGCAGTCGGGCTTCCGTCTCGCGACGCGCGCCGGCATCTCGATCTGCGTCGACGACATGCTTGTGCCGACGCAGAAGGAACAGATCGTCGGCGACGCCGCGAAGAAGGTGAAGGAGTACGACCGCCAGTACATGTCGGGTCTCGTCACCGCGCAGGAACGCTACAACAACGTGGTCGACATCTGGTCGGCGACGTCGGAAGCGGTCGGCAAGGCGATGATGGAGCAGTTGTCGACGGAGCCGGTGGTCGATCGCGACGGCAACGAGACGCGCCAGGAATCGTTCAACTCGATCTACATGATGGCCGACTCGGGCGCCCGGGGTTCGGCGGTGCAGATTCGTCAGCTGGCCGGCATGCGCGGCCTGATGGCGAAGCCGGACGGCTCGATTATCGAGACGCCGATTACCGCGAACTTCCGCGAAGGCCTGAACGTGCTGCAGTACTTCATCTCGACCCACGGTGCACGTAAGGGTCTGGCTGATACGGCACTGAAGACTGCGAACTCGGGTTATCTGACGCGCCGTCTCGTCGACGTGACGCAGGATCTCGTCGTCGTGGAAGACGATTGCGGCACGTCCAACGGCGTCGCGATGAAGGCGCTCGTGGAAGGCGGTGAAGTCGTCGAAGCGCTGCGCGACCGTATTCTCGGCCGCGTCGCGGCGTCGGACGTCGTCAATCCGGAAACGCAGGAAACCCTGTACGAAGCAGGCACGCTGCTCGACGAAACCGCGGTGGAAGACATCGAACGCCTCGGCATCGACGAAGTGCGCGTGCGCACGGCGCTCACCTGCGAAACGCGCTATGGCTTGTGCGCGTCGTGCTACGGCCGCGATCTCGGCCGCGGCTCGCTCGTGAACGTCGGCGAAGCGGTCGGCGTGATCGCGGCGCAGTCGATCGGCGAACCGGGCACGCAGCTCACGATGCGTACGTTCCACATCGGTGGCGCGGCATCGCGCGCGGCAGTGGCGTCGTCGGTCGAAGCGAAGAGCAACGGTACGGTGCGCTTCACGGCGACGATGCGTTACGTCACGAACGCGAAGGGCGAGCAGATCGTCATCTCGCGCTCGGGCGAGGCGATGATCACGGACGATATCGGCCGTGAGCGCGAACGCCACAAGGTGCCGTACGGCGCGACGCTGCTGCAGCTCGACGGTGCGCAGATCAAGGCGGGTACGCAGTTGGCTACGTGGGATCCGCTGACGCGTCCGATCATCACCGAGTACGGCGGTACGGTGAAGTTCGAGAACGTCGAGGAAGGCGTGACGGTCGCCAAGCAGATCGATGACGTGACGGGCCTTTCGACCCTCGTCGTGATCGACGTGAAGCGTCGCGGTTCGCAGGCGTCGAAGAGCGTGCGGCCGCAGGTGAAGCTGCTCGACGCGAACGGCGAGGAAGTGAAGATCCCCGGCACGGAGCACGCGGTGCAGATCGGCTTCCAGGTCGGCGCGCTGATCACCGTGAAGGACGGTCAGCAGGTGCAGGTGGGTGAAGTGCTCGCACGTATCCCGACCGAAGCGCAGAAGACGCGTGACATTACCGGCGGTCTGCCGCGCGTGGCCGAGCTGTTCGAAGCGCGTTCGCCGAAGGATGCGGGCATTCTCGCGGAAGTCACCGGCACGACGTCGTTCGGCAAGGACACGAAGGGCAAGCAGCGTCTCGTCATCACGGATCTCGAGGGCAACCAGCACGAGTTCCTGATCGCGAAGGAAAAGCAGGTGCTGGTCCACGATGCTCAGGTCGTCAACAAGGGCGAAATGATCGTGGACGGCCCGGCCGATCCGCACGACATCCTGCGTCTGCAGGGTATCGAGGCGCTGTCGCGCTACATCGTCGACGAAGTGCAGGACGTGTACCGTCTGCAGGGCGTGAAGATCAACGACAAGCACATCGAAGTGATCGTGCGTCAGATGCTGCGCCGCGTGCAGATCGTCGACAACGGCGATACGCGCTTCATTCCGGGCGAGCAGGTCGAGCGCTCGGACATGCTGGACGAGAACGACCGCATGATCGCGGAAGGCAAGCGCCCGGCGACGTACGAGAACATCCTGCTGGGTATCACGAAGGCGTCGCTGTCGACCGATTCGTTCATCTCCGCGGCATCGTTCCAGGAAACGACCCGCGTGCTGACCGAGGCTGCGATCATGGGCAAGCGCGACGATCTGCGTGGCCTGAAGGAAAACGTGATCGTCGGCCGTCTGATCCCGGCCGGTACGGGTCTCGCGTTCCACAAGGCGCGCAAGGCGAAGGAGCAATCCGATCGCGAGCGTTTCGACCAGATCGCAGCGGAAGAAGCGTTCGAGTTCGGCACGCCGAGCACGCCCGCCGAAGAGCCGCAGCACCCGGCGGAGTAA
- the rplA gene encoding 50S ribosomal protein L1, which yields MAKISKRRQAFAAKVDRQKLYPIDDALALVKECASAKFDESIDVAVQLGIDAKKSDQVVRGSVVLPAGTGKSVRVAVFAQGEKAEQARAAGAEVVGMEDLAEQIKAGQMDFDIVIASPDTMRIVGTLGQILGPRGLMPNPKVGTVTPDVATAVKNAKAGQVQFRVDKAGIIHATIGRASFEPTALRTNLSALIEALQKAKPATSKGVYLRKIALSSTMGVGVRVDQGSLAAQ from the coding sequence ATGGCCAAGATCTCGAAGCGCCGTCAGGCATTTGCCGCTAAGGTCGATCGTCAGAAGTTGTATCCGATCGATGACGCACTCGCCCTCGTGAAGGAATGCGCGAGCGCGAAGTTCGACGAGTCGATCGATGTCGCGGTTCAGCTCGGCATCGATGCGAAGAAGTCGGACCAGGTCGTTCGTGGCTCGGTCGTGCTGCCGGCCGGTACCGGCAAGTCGGTTCGTGTCGCCGTGTTCGCGCAAGGCGAGAAGGCTGAGCAAGCACGCGCCGCAGGTGCCGAAGTGGTCGGCATGGAAGACCTCGCCGAGCAGATCAAGGCCGGCCAAATGGACTTCGACATCGTGATCGCTTCGCCGGACACGATGCGTATCGTCGGTACGCTGGGTCAGATCCTCGGCCCGCGCGGCCTGATGCCGAACCCGAAGGTCGGCACGGTCACGCCGGACGTCGCGACCGCGGTGAAGAACGCGAAGGCGGGTCAGGTGCAGTTCCGCGTCGACAAGGCCGGTATCATCCACGCGACGATCGGCCGCGCATCGTTCGAACCGACCGCGCTGCGCACGAACCTGTCCGCGCTGATCGAAGCGCTGCAGAAGGCGAAGCCGGCGACGAGCAAGGGCGTGTACCTGCGCAAGATCGCGCTGTCGAGCACGATGGGCGTCGGCGTTCGCGTCGACCAGGGCTCGCTGGCTGCGCAGTAA
- the rplJ gene encoding 50S ribosomal protein L10 encodes MPLNREDKQAVVAEVAAQVAKAQTVVLAEYRGIAVGDLTTLRAKAREQKVYLRVLKNTLARRAVEGTPFAPLAEQMTGPLIYGISEDAIAAAKVVNDFSKSNDKLVIKAGSYDGKVMDKAGVQALASIPSREELLSKLLFVMQAPVSGFARALAALAEKKQAEAA; translated from the coding sequence GTGCCGCTTAATAGAGAAGACAAGCAAGCCGTCGTCGCTGAGGTCGCCGCGCAAGTCGCGAAGGCCCAGACCGTTGTGCTCGCTGAGTATCGTGGAATTGCGGTTGGCGATCTGACCACGCTGCGCGCGAAAGCGCGCGAGCAAAAGGTTTACCTGCGCGTTCTGAAGAACACGCTGGCGCGCCGCGCCGTCGAAGGTACGCCGTTTGCTCCGCTGGCAGAGCAGATGACTGGCCCCCTGATCTACGGCATCTCGGAAGATGCAATTGCTGCTGCGAAGGTCGTCAACGACTTCAGCAAGAGCAATGACAAGTTGGTCATCAAGGCCGGTTCGTACGATGGCAAGGTGATGGACAAGGCTGGCGTGCAAGCGCTCGCCAGCATCCCGAGCCGCGAAGAACTGCTCTCGAAGCTGCTGTTCGTCATGCAGGCGCCTGTTTCGGGCTTCGCGCGCGCACTGGCTGCGCTCGCCGAGAAGAAGCAAGCCGAAGCTGCTTAA
- the nusG gene encoding transcription termination/antitermination protein NusG → MSDTPASPSGKRWYVVHAYSGMEKSVQRALQERIERAGMQDKFGQILVPTEEVVEVKGGHKAVTERRFFPGYVLVEMEMTDETWHLVKNTAKVTGFVGGARNRPSPISPREVEKIMSQMQEGVEKPRPKTLFEVGEMVRVKEGPFTDFNGTVEEVNYEKSRVRVSVTIFGRATPVELEFGQVEKV, encoded by the coding sequence ATGAGCGATACTCCGGCATCCCCGAGCGGAAAACGTTGGTACGTCGTGCACGCCTACTCCGGCATGGAGAAGAGCGTGCAACGTGCGCTTCAAGAGCGCATCGAGCGCGCCGGTATGCAGGACAAGTTCGGTCAGATCCTGGTTCCGACCGAGGAAGTGGTCGAAGTAAAGGGCGGCCACAAGGCTGTGACCGAGCGTCGTTTCTTTCCCGGCTACGTGCTGGTCGAAATGGAAATGACGGACGAGACATGGCATCTCGTGAAAAATACCGCGAAGGTCACCGGTTTCGTCGGCGGGGCGCGCAATCGCCCGAGCCCGATTTCCCCGCGGGAAGTCGAGAAAATCATGTCGCAGATGCAGGAAGGCGTGGAGAAGCCGCGCCCGAAGACCCTGTTCGAAGTCGGCGAGATGGTGCGCGTGAAGGAAGGTCCGTTCACGGACTTCAACGGCACGGTCGAGGAAGTGAACTACGAAAAATCAAGGGTTCGCGTGTCGGTCACCATTTTCGGTCGCGCGACGCCGGTCGAATTGGAATTCGGTCAGGTCGAAAAGGTTTAA
- the rplL gene encoding 50S ribosomal protein L7/L12: protein MAIAKEDILAAVEGMTVLELNELVKAFEEKFGVSAAAVAVAGPAAGGAAAAAEEKTEFTVVLAEAGSNKVAVIKAVRELTGLGLKEAKDLVDGAPKPVKEGVDKAAADEAKKKLEDAGAKVEVK from the coding sequence ATGGCAATCGCAAAAGAAGACATCCTGGCAGCAGTCGAAGGGATGACCGTTCTGGAACTGAACGAGCTGGTCAAGGCGTTCGAAGAGAAGTTTGGCGTGTCGGCGGCTGCTGTTGCAGTCGCGGGCCCGGCAGCTGGCGGCGCCGCTGCTGCTGCTGAAGAGAAGACCGAGTTCACGGTCGTTCTGGCTGAAGCCGGCAGCAACAAGGTTGCAGTCATCAAGGCCGTTCGCGAACTCACGGGCCTGGGCCTGAAGGAAGCGAAGGATCTGGTTGACGGCGCACCGAAGCCCGTCAAGGAAGGCGTCGACAAGGCTGCCGCTGACGAAGCGAAGAAGAAGCTGGAAGACGCGGGCGCGAAGGTCGAAGTCAAGTAA
- the rpoB gene encoding DNA-directed RNA polymerase subunit beta, with translation MQYSFTEKKRIRKSFAKRSIVHQVPFLLATQLESFSTFLQADVLPAQRKSEGLQAAFTSVFPIVSHNGFARLEFVSYALSSPAFNIKECQQRGLTYCSALRAKVRLVLLDKESPSKPVVKEVKEQEVYMGEIPLMTPTGSFVINGTERVIVSQLHRSPGVFFEHDKGKTHSSGKLLFSARIIPYRGSWLDFEFDPKDVLYFRVDRRRKMPVTILLKAIGLTPEQILANFFVFDNFTLMDEGAQMEFVPERLRGEVARFDITDREGKVIVQKDKRINAKHIRDLEAAKTKYISVPEDYLLGRVLAKNVVDGDTGEVIANANDEITEGVLDKLREAKIKEIQTLYTNDLDQGPYISSTLRVDETVDKTAARIAIYRMMRPGEPPTEEAVEALFNRLFYSEDAYDLSKVGRMKFNRRVGRDEITGPMTLQDDDILATIKILVELRNGKGEVDDIDHLGNRRVRCVGELAENQFRAGLVRVERAVKERLGQAESENLMPHDLINSKPISSAIREFFGSSQLSQFMDQTNPLSEITHKRRVSALGPGGLTRERAGFEVRDVHPTHYGRVCPIETPEGPNIGLINSLALYAHLNEYGFLETPYRKVVDSKVTDQIDYLSAIEEGRYMIAQANAAISNDGSLVDELVSSREAGETMMVTPDRIQYMDVAPSQIVSVAASLIPFLEHDDANRALMGSNMQRQAVPCLRPEKPVVGTGIERTVAVDSGTTVQALRGGVVDYVDAGRIVIRVNDDEAVAGEVGVDIYNLIKYTRSNQNTNINQRPIVKMGDKVARGDVLADGASTDLGELALGQNMLIAFMPWNGYNFEDSILISERVVADDRYTSIHIEELNVVARDTKLGPEEITRDISNLAEVQLGRLDESGIVYIGAEVEAGDVLVGKVTPKGETQLTPEEKLLRAIFGEKASDVKDTSLRVPSGMSGTVIDVQVFTREGIQRDKRAQQIIDDELKRYRLDLNDQLRIVEGDAFQRLARMLVGKVANGGPKKLAKGTKIDQAYLEDLDHYHWFDIRLADDEAAAQLEAIKNSIEEKRHQFDLAFEEKRKKLTQGDELPPGVLKMVKVYLAVKRRLQPGDKMAGRHGNKGVVSKIVPVEDMPYMADGRPADVVLNPLGVPSRMNVGQVLEVHLGWAAKGLGWRIGEMLARQTKIEELRVFLTKIYNESGRAEDLESFSDDEILELAKNLREGVPFATPVFDGATEEEMSKMLDLAFPDDIAEQLDMNPSKNQVRLYDGRTGEPFERRVTVGYMHYLKLHHLVDDKMHARSTGPYSLVTQQPLGGKAQFGGQRFGEMEVWALEAYGASYVLQEMLTVKSDDVTGRTKVYENLVKGDHVIDAGMPESFNVLVKEIRSLGIDIDLDRN, from the coding sequence ATGCAATATTCCTTCACCGAGAAGAAGCGCATTCGCAAGAGTTTCGCGAAGCGTTCCATCGTTCACCAAGTGCCTTTCCTGCTGGCCACCCAGCTTGAATCATTCAGCACATTTCTGCAAGCCGATGTGCTGCCCGCGCAACGCAAGTCCGAAGGGTTGCAGGCCGCCTTCACGTCGGTGTTTCCCATCGTCTCGCACAACGGCTTCGCTCGTCTCGAGTTCGTGAGCTATGCGTTGTCGTCGCCGGCATTCAACATCAAGGAATGCCAGCAGCGCGGCCTGACCTATTGCTCGGCGCTGCGCGCGAAGGTGCGCCTCGTGCTCCTCGACAAGGAGTCGCCGAGCAAACCCGTCGTCAAGGAAGTAAAGGAACAGGAAGTGTACATGGGCGAAATTCCGCTCATGACGCCGACCGGTTCGTTCGTCATCAACGGTACCGAGCGCGTGATCGTTTCGCAGCTGCACCGCTCGCCGGGCGTGTTCTTCGAGCACGACAAGGGCAAGACGCACAGCTCGGGCAAGCTGCTGTTCTCCGCGCGGATCATTCCGTACCGCGGCTCGTGGCTAGACTTCGAATTCGATCCGAAGGACGTGCTGTACTTCCGCGTCGACCGCCGTCGCAAGATGCCGGTCACGATCCTGCTGAAGGCGATCGGCCTCACGCCGGAGCAGATCCTCGCGAACTTCTTCGTCTTCGACAACTTCACGCTGATGGACGAAGGCGCGCAGATGGAGTTCGTGCCCGAGCGCCTGCGCGGCGAAGTCGCACGCTTCGACATCACCGATCGTGAAGGCAAGGTCATCGTCCAGAAGGACAAGCGGATCAACGCGAAGCACATTCGCGATCTCGAAGCCGCGAAGACCAAGTACATCTCGGTGCCCGAAGACTATCTGCTCGGCCGCGTGCTTGCGAAGAACGTCGTCGACGGCGATACGGGCGAAGTGATCGCGAACGCCAACGACGAGATCACGGAAGGCGTGCTCGACAAGCTGCGCGAAGCGAAGATCAAGGAAATCCAGACGCTCTACACGAACGATCTGGACCAGGGTCCGTACATCTCGTCGACGCTGCGTGTCGACGAAACCGTCGACAAGACGGCCGCGCGCATCGCGATCTACCGGATGATGCGTCCGGGCGAGCCGCCGACGGAAGAAGCCGTCGAGGCGCTGTTCAATCGCCTGTTCTACAGCGAAGACGCGTACGACCTGTCGAAGGTCGGCCGCATGAAGTTCAACCGCCGCGTCGGCCGTGACGAAATCACCGGCCCGATGACGCTGCAGGACGACGACATCCTCGCGACGATCAAGATTCTCGTCGAGCTGCGCAACGGCAAGGGCGAAGTCGACGACATCGACCACCTCGGCAACCGGCGCGTGCGCTGCGTCGGCGAACTGGCGGAAAACCAGTTCCGCGCGGGCCTCGTGCGCGTCGAACGCGCGGTGAAGGAGCGCCTCGGCCAGGCCGAGAGCGAAAACCTGATGCCGCACGACCTGATCAACTCGAAGCCGATTTCGTCGGCGATTCGCGAGTTCTTCGGCTCGTCGCAGCTGTCGCAGTTCATGGACCAGACCAACCCGCTGTCGGAAATCACGCACAAGCGCCGCGTTTCCGCACTGGGCCCGGGCGGTCTGACGCGCGAGCGCGCGGGCTTCGAAGTCCGCGACGTGCACCCGACCCACTACGGCCGCGTGTGCCCGATCGAAACGCCGGAAGGTCCGAACATCGGTCTCATCAACTCGCTCGCGCTGTATGCGCACCTGAACGAATACGGCTTCCTCGAGACGCCGTACCGCAAGGTCGTCGACAGCAAGGTGACCGACCAGATCGACTATCTGTCGGCGATCGAGGAAGGCCGCTACATGATCGCGCAGGCAAACGCGGCGATCAGCAACGATGGCTCGCTCGTCGACGAACTCGTGTCGTCGCGTGAAGCCGGCGAAACGATGATGGTCACGCCGGACCGCATCCAGTACATGGACGTCGCGCCGTCGCAGATCGTGTCGGTTGCAGCCTCGCTGATTCCGTTCCTCGAGCACGACGATGCGAACCGTGCGCTGATGGGCTCGAACATGCAGCGTCAGGCCGTGCCGTGTCTGCGTCCGGAGAAGCCCGTCGTCGGTACCGGCATCGAGCGTACCGTGGCGGTCGACTCGGGCACGACGGTGCAGGCGTTGCGCGGCGGCGTCGTCGATTACGTCGACGCGGGCCGTATCGTCATTCGCGTGAACGATGACGAAGCGGTCGCGGGCGAAGTCGGCGTCGACATCTATAACCTGATCAAGTACACGCGTTCGAACCAGAACACGAACATCAATCAGCGTCCGATCGTGAAGATGGGCGACAAGGTCGCGCGCGGCGACGTGCTGGCCGACGGCGCGTCGACGGACCTGGGCGAGCTCGCGCTCGGCCAGAACATGCTGATCGCGTTCATGCCGTGGAACGGCTACAACTTCGAGGATTCGATCCTGATCTCGGAGCGCGTCGTCGCGGACGATCGCTACACGTCGATCCACATCGAAGAGTTGAACGTCGTCGCACGCGACACGAAGCTCGGGCCGGAAGAAATCACGCGCGATATCTCGAACCTCGCGGAAGTCCAGCTTGGCCGTCTCGACGAATCGGGCATCGTGTACATCGGTGCGGAAGTCGAAGCGGGCGACGTGCTGGTCGGCAAGGTGACGCCGAAGGGCGAAACCCAGCTGACGCCGGAAGAGAAGCTGCTGCGCGCGATCTTCGGCGAGAAGGCGTCGGACGTGAAGGACACGTCGCTGCGCGTGCCGTCGGGCATGAGCGGCACGGTGATCGACGTCCAGGTGTTCACGCGTGAAGGCATCCAGCGCGACAAGCGTGCGCAACAGATCATCGACGACGAACTGAAGCGCTACCGCCTCGACTTGAACGACCAGCTGCGCATCGTGGAAGGCGACGCGTTCCAGCGTCTCGCACGCATGCTCGTGGGCAAGGTCGCGAACGGCGGACCGAAGAAGCTCGCGAAGGGCACGAAGATCGACCAGGCATACCTGGAAGACCTCGACCACTACCACTGGTTCGACATCCGCCTCGCGGACGACGAGGCAGCCGCGCAACTCGAAGCGATCAAGAACTCGATCGAAGAGAAGCGTCACCAGTTTGACCTCGCGTTCGAAGAGAAGCGCAAGAAGCTCACGCAAGGCGACGAACTGCCGCCGGGCGTGCTGAAGATGGTCAAGGTGTACCTCGCGGTGAAGCGCCGTCTGCAGCCTGGCGACAAGATGGCGGGCCGTCACGGTAACAAGGGCGTCGTGTCGAAGATCGTCCCGGTCGAAGACATGCCGTACATGGCGGACGGCCGTCCGGCCGACGTCGTGCTGAACCCGCTCGGCGTGCCGTCGCGGATGAACGTGGGTCAGGTTCTGGAAGTGCACCTCGGCTGGGCGGCGAAGGGCCTCGGCTGGCGTATCGGCGAGATGCTCGCGCGTCAGACGAAGATCGAGGAACTGCGTGTGTTCCTGACCAAGATCTACAACGAGTCGGGCCGTGCGGAAGACCTCGAGAGCTTCAGCGACGACGAGATCCTCGAACTCGCGAAGAACCTGCGCGAAGGCGTGCCGTTCGCGACGCCGGTGTTCGACGGCGCGACCGAAGAAGAAATGTCGAAGATGCTCGACCTCGCGTTCCCGGACGACATCGCCGAACAGCTCGACATGAACCCGTCGAAGAATCAGGTGCGCCTGTACGACGGCCGCACGGGCGAGCCGTTCGAGCGCCGCGTGACGGTCGGCTACATGCACTACCTGAAGCTGCACCACTTGGTCGACGACAAGATGCACGCGCGTTCGACGGGCCCGTACTCGCTCGTCACGCAGCAACCGCTCGGCGGCAAGGCGCAGTTCGGCGGCCAGCGTTTCGGTGAAATGGAAGTGTGGGCGCTCGAAGCGTATGGCGCTTCGTACGTGCTGCAGGAAATGCTGACGGTGAAGTCGGACGACGTGACCGGCCGGACCAAGGTTTATGAGAACCTGGTCAAGGGCGACCATGTCATCGATGCCGGCATGCCCGAGTCGTTCAACGTGTTGGTGAAGGAAATCCGGTCGCTCGGTATCGACATCGACCTGGACCGGAACTAA